One region of Mucilaginibacter sp. 14171R-50 genomic DNA includes:
- a CDS encoding SGNH/GDSL hydrolase family protein — MKLRLLAFLFILLLTTHLHAQNIRPFKPGDRVVFTGNSITDGGHYHSYIWLYYLTHFPNNRIKIFNAGIGGDIAQQMYERLDTDVFSKKPTVVTLTFGMNDTGYQRLKADEADAVYGEKVAVSVKSFKLIAEKLKQHPGVRMVMIGSSPYDESSKNKFIKLVNKNAAMRQIAAEQQRVAQANGWGYVDFGVPMTAINLREQQRDSVFTLEGSDRIHPTNDAQMIMAWIFLKAQGLAGKKIADIAINAQSKKIDLAGNCTITNPVISANKISFTYLAKSLPYPMDTIPSGFGRPQKAQAASLKLIPFNEEFNQELLQVKGLKAKQLLLKIDGKVIGTYSAQQFAHGINLAAITTTPQYQQALAVMHLNEERWAIERRLREYYWIHYSILKPKGLLFNDGDATVDSLQKYGKKDFFVAATFPTYQKARFKAVRDAWQKEIDLLTDQLYTINKPVPHRFDITLVN; from the coding sequence ATGAAACTAAGGTTACTTGCTTTTTTATTTATACTGCTTTTAACAACGCATCTTCATGCACAGAACATTCGGCCCTTTAAACCGGGCGATAGGGTGGTGTTTACAGGAAACAGCATTACAGATGGGGGACATTATCATTCCTATATATGGCTATATTATTTAACGCATTTTCCGAATAACCGTATCAAAATTTTTAACGCGGGCATTGGAGGCGACATCGCCCAACAGATGTATGAAAGGCTGGATACCGACGTGTTTTCCAAAAAACCTACAGTGGTTACACTCACCTTCGGCATGAATGATACCGGTTACCAGCGTTTAAAAGCCGACGAGGCAGATGCTGTATATGGTGAGAAAGTAGCAGTTTCGGTAAAAAGTTTTAAATTGATAGCAGAAAAGCTAAAGCAGCATCCGGGTGTGAGGATGGTTATGATCGGCTCGTCGCCATATGATGAAAGTTCGAAAAATAAATTTATAAAACTGGTTAATAAAAATGCCGCTATGCGGCAGATCGCAGCCGAACAGCAACGGGTTGCCCAAGCCAACGGCTGGGGATATGTAGATTTTGGCGTACCCATGACAGCCATTAACCTGCGTGAACAGCAACGCGACTCGGTTTTTACCCTTGAGGGCAGCGACCGCATACACCCTACAAATGATGCGCAAATGATAATGGCCTGGATTTTTCTTAAAGCGCAAGGCCTCGCCGGAAAGAAAATCGCGGATATTGCGATAAACGCCCAAAGTAAGAAGATAGACCTGGCCGGGAATTGCACCATCACCAACCCGGTTATATCAGCCAATAAAATTAGTTTTACTTACCTCGCTAAATCGCTGCCATATCCAATGGATACTATCCCAAGTGGTTTTGGCCGTCCGCAAAAGGCGCAGGCGGCCAGCTTAAAGCTGATTCCGTTTAACGAGGAATTTAATCAGGAACTGTTGCAGGTAAAAGGCTTAAAGGCAAAGCAACTATTATTAAAGATAGATGGAAAAGTAATTGGTACCTATAGCGCGCAGCAATTCGCGCATGGTATAAACCTGGCAGCAATTACTACAACGCCTCAGTATCAGCAGGCCTTGGCAGTAATGCATTTAAATGAAGAACGCTGGGCAATAGAACGCCGCCTGCGCGAATATTACTGGATCCATTACTCCATACTTAAGCCAAAAGGTTTGTTGTTTAATGATGGCGATGCTACGGTGGATTCTTTGCAAAAGTATGGTAAGAAAGATTTCTTCGTTGCGGCAACTTTCCCCACCTATCAAAAGGCCCGCTTTAAAGCTGTACGTGATGCCTGGCAAAAGGAAATCGACCTGTTAACCGATCAGCTTTACACCATTAATAAACCTGTTCCGCACCGTTTCGATATCACTTTAGTTAACTGA
- a CDS encoding GntR family transcriptional regulator, with protein sequence MKNYLKILRIDEYSITPYYAQIYNSILRAIEEKVIDKDDILPSINDLSIALDISRNTITRAYNDLKKIGVISSIPGKGYFISNTRVDQSVKVLLLFNKLSSHKKLLYDAFAEALAQKASIDFYIYNSNFNFFKKLLLEKVDKYDKVVIVPHFRDKADNAFEVINEVPKNKLILLGKLVDGVTGEFGAVYEDFENDIFNALTDLIEKIRQYTTLTIIFPKQSYFSTDILIGFLNFCKTYNCYYDIISDLKTETIVKNTLYITLTEDDLVQLIDNTLSLGYTVGEDVGIISYNETALKRLMLNGITTISTDFRYMGEKAAGLVLDNSTQHLKVPFNTVIRNSL encoded by the coding sequence ATGAAAAATTACTTAAAAATATTAAGGATAGACGAATATTCTATAACGCCGTATTACGCGCAGATATATAATTCCATTTTGCGGGCTATTGAAGAAAAGGTGATCGATAAAGATGATATCCTGCCTTCCATAAACGACTTGAGCATAGCGCTTGATATTTCAAGAAACACCATTACCCGTGCTTATAATGATCTTAAAAAGATCGGCGTTATCAGTTCTATTCCTGGTAAGGGCTATTTTATATCCAATACACGCGTAGATCAGTCGGTTAAGGTACTGCTGTTGTTCAATAAGCTAAGCAGTCACAAAAAATTACTGTATGATGCCTTCGCCGAAGCGCTCGCCCAAAAAGCATCTATCGATTTTTATATTTATAACAGCAATTTTAATTTCTTTAAAAAGCTTTTGCTTGAAAAAGTAGATAAATACGATAAGGTGGTTATTGTGCCGCATTTCAGGGACAAAGCCGATAATGCATTTGAAGTAATAAACGAGGTACCGAAGAATAAACTGATTTTGCTGGGAAAACTGGTAGATGGCGTTACTGGCGAATTTGGAGCGGTTTACGAAGATTTTGAGAATGATATTTTTAACGCCCTTACCGATCTGATCGAAAAAATCCGCCAGTACACCACGTTAACAATCATATTTCCTAAGCAAAGCTATTTCTCTACCGATATATTGATCGGCTTTCTTAACTTTTGCAAAACCTACAACTGCTACTACGATATCATATCCGACCTGAAAACCGAGACCATAGTTAAAAACACCCTGTACATTACACTCACAGAAGACGACCTGGTACAACTGATAGATAATACACTTAGCCTTGGGTACACAGTTGGGGAGGACGTGGGCATCATTTCGTATAATGAAACGGCGTTAAAAAGACTGATGCTAAATGGCATCACTACCATATCAACCGATTTTAGATATATGGGAGAAAAAGCTGCCGGGTTGGTGTTGGATAACTCGACACAACATTTAAAAGTGCCGTTTAATACAGTTATCAGGAATTCGCTGTAA
- a CDS encoding glycosyl hydrolase, with protein sequence MFIIKKLRPAFVYISLASLFLYACSTKKQIVQVNKIKPMAQLETGFITAPDSIQTSVYWYWISDNISQEGVIHDLESMKKVGINRAFIGNIWQDDVPPGKVKIFTNEWWDILHAALKRATELNIEIGIFNSPGWSQSGGPWVKPEQAMRYLTSSQIAVKGPYKFNTKLVKPQKNFQDVKVLAYPVNANYGTDIRDLKPVLSSAPFINNLAKITDHTDSTAVDFEANKRYTIDITIKKVYTARSLVIVPARRRMTLEGDIQVKNNGAYITIKHFMIDCSNDATNVGFDPYGPAAISIPATTSNNFRLLFTKTDNGGIAEIKLSSTPVLENYVEKTLAKMWQTPFPYWNAYQWAAQPVIDDSKYIIDPAKVIDISRYMTADGTLAWQVPAGNWIIERTGMTPTNVTNGPASAQGTGLETDKMSKEHIAAHFDAYLGEIIKRIPAADRRTWKVTVADSYETGGQNWTDGMIQKFESIYGYNPTPYIPVLQGKVVGSEDQSDRFLWDLRRFVADRVAYDYVGGLRDISHQHGLTTWLENYGHWGFPGEFLQYGGQSDEIGGEFWNEGMLGDIENRAASSAAHIYGKTKVSAESFTCAGGPYARYPALLKQRADRFFTEGINNTLMHVYISQPYQDKAPGISAFFGTEFNRLNTWFYDMDIFLKYIKRCNMMLQQGKYVADVAYFISEDAPKMTGTQDPELPQGYSFDYINGEVIKTRLSVKNGKLVLPDGMQYSILVLPQLTTMRPELLLKIKELVQQGAVVLGPKPVTSPSLQNYPAADAQLSKLANELWGNINGTSIKTNKVGKGMVISNMQLQEALDLIKVIPDARITENNSTLFIHRKVVDGSIYFISNQENKTVKIAPQFRVTGKRPELWDAVSGSVRELPEYTQTAGVTTVPLELAPSESAFIIFRQDAQTSVSTTPNYPVPVQIKAINKPWTVKFDSKMRGPVNPVIFNTLSDWSVHPNDSIRYYSGTAFYNNTFTLTAIKKGQKVFLNLGVAKAIAKVKVNGLTVGGAWTAPYKVDVTAAVKSGENKLEIKVVNTWVNRLIGDSKLPASARKTWLSNQRFHPTDKLESSGLLGPVRIEVVNQK encoded by the coding sequence ATGTTTATTATTAAAAAGCTACGCCCTGCGTTTGTTTACATATCGCTTGCCAGTTTATTTTTATACGCCTGCAGCACAAAAAAGCAAATAGTACAGGTAAATAAAATTAAGCCGATGGCCCAACTTGAAACGGGCTTTATAACCGCTCCTGATTCTATCCAAACCAGTGTTTATTGGTACTGGATATCGGATAATATATCTCAAGAAGGTGTGATCCACGATCTGGAATCGATGAAGAAAGTGGGCATTAACCGTGCTTTTATAGGTAATATATGGCAAGACGACGTGCCCCCCGGCAAAGTGAAAATATTTACCAATGAGTGGTGGGATATTTTACATGCCGCGCTAAAAAGGGCTACCGAGCTAAATATTGAGATAGGGATATTTAACAGCCCGGGTTGGAGCCAATCCGGCGGGCCATGGGTTAAGCCGGAGCAGGCAATGCGCTATTTAACATCATCTCAAATAGCGGTAAAGGGGCCTTATAAATTTAATACCAAACTGGTAAAGCCGCAGAAGAATTTCCAGGATGTTAAGGTGCTGGCTTATCCAGTTAACGCAAACTATGGAACAGATATCAGAGATCTGAAACCCGTTTTAAGTTCAGCACCCTTTATTAACAATCTTGCTAAGATCACAGATCATACCGACTCCACAGCGGTAGATTTTGAAGCGAATAAGCGTTATACAATAGATATCACCATTAAAAAGGTATATACCGCACGCAGCCTGGTTATTGTCCCCGCCCGCAGGCGTATGACGCTGGAAGGGGATATACAAGTTAAAAACAATGGCGCCTACATAACCATAAAGCATTTTATGATAGACTGCAGTAACGACGCTACTAACGTTGGCTTTGACCCTTACGGGCCGGCTGCAATCTCTATTCCTGCTACCACATCTAATAATTTTCGGTTACTGTTTACAAAGACCGATAATGGCGGTATCGCAGAAATAAAGTTGTCATCAACCCCGGTGTTGGAAAATTATGTAGAAAAAACGCTTGCCAAGATGTGGCAAACACCGTTTCCGTACTGGAATGCTTACCAATGGGCGGCGCAGCCTGTTATTGACGACAGCAAATACATAATAGACCCTGCAAAGGTGATTGATATATCAAGATACATGACGGCCGATGGCACACTAGCATGGCAAGTGCCGGCCGGAAACTGGATCATTGAACGTACCGGGATGACACCAACTAATGTGACCAATGGGCCAGCCTCGGCCCAGGGCACCGGCCTGGAAACCGATAAAATGAGCAAAGAGCATATTGCCGCGCATTTTGATGCTTATTTAGGAGAAATTATTAAACGCATCCCCGCTGCCGACCGCAGAACCTGGAAGGTGACGGTTGCAGACAGCTACGAAACCGGTGGCCAAAACTGGACAGACGGCATGATACAAAAGTTTGAAAGCATTTACGGTTATAACCCAACGCCGTATATTCCGGTTTTACAGGGAAAAGTAGTGGGCAGTGAGGATCAATCAGACCGTTTCCTTTGGGACTTACGCCGTTTTGTTGCCGATAGGGTAGCTTATGATTATGTTGGCGGCCTGCGCGATATCAGCCATCAGCATGGGCTTACTACCTGGCTGGAAAATTACGGGCACTGGGGTTTCCCGGGCGAGTTTTTGCAGTATGGCGGGCAGTCGGATGAGATAGGTGGTGAATTTTGGAACGAAGGCATGCTGGGCGATATTGAGAACCGAGCGGCCTCATCCGCAGCGCATATTTACGGGAAAACAAAGGTTTCGGCCGAGTCATTTACATGCGCCGGCGGCCCGTATGCACGTTATCCCGCATTGCTGAAGCAACGCGCAGATCGCTTTTTTACAGAAGGAATTAATAATACGCTAATGCACGTATACATCAGCCAGCCTTATCAAGATAAAGCACCCGGCATCAGCGCGTTTTTTGGTACTGAATTTAACCGGTTAAACACCTGGTTTTATGATATGGATATCTTCCTGAAATATATCAAGCGTTGTAACATGATGCTGCAGCAAGGTAAATATGTTGCAGATGTAGCCTACTTTATAAGCGAGGACGCGCCAAAGATGACCGGTACTCAAGATCCTGAACTACCACAGGGGTATTCGTTTGATTATATTAACGGTGAGGTAATAAAAACCAGGTTAAGTGTAAAAAACGGTAAATTGGTTTTGCCGGACGGTATGCAATATAGCATCCTGGTATTGCCGCAGTTAACCACCATGCGCCCGGAATTGCTTTTAAAAATAAAAGAACTGGTGCAGCAAGGCGCAGTTGTTTTGGGCCCTAAGCCTGTAACCTCGCCAAGTTTGCAGAATTATCCGGCGGCTGATGCGCAGCTTAGCAAACTGGCTAACGAATTATGGGGCAATATTAACGGCACATCTATCAAAACAAACAAGGTAGGCAAGGGGATGGTGATCAGTAATATGCAGCTGCAGGAAGCGCTGGACCTGATCAAAGTTATTCCGGATGCCAGGATCACGGAAAATAATTCCACGTTGTTTATCCACCGTAAAGTAGTTGATGGCTCGATCTATTTCATATCTAACCAGGAAAACAAAACGGTTAAAATAGCGCCGCAGTTCCGCGTCACCGGTAAACGCCCCGAGCTATGGGATGCCGTTAGCGGAAGCGTACGTGAATTGCCGGAGTACACACAAACAGCCGGTGTTACTACCGTGCCGCTTGAACTTGCCCCGTCGGAAAGCGCCTTTATTATTTTCAGGCAGGATGCGCAAACTTCAGTCTCGACCACACCAAATTACCCTGTACCTGTGCAAATAAAAGCCATCAATAAACCATGGACGGTAAAGTTCGACAGTAAAATGCGCGGCCCGGTCAACCCCGTTATATTCAATACGCTGAGTGATTGGTCGGTTCACCCTAATGATAGCATCCGATATTATTCGGGTACGGCATTTTATAATAATACATTTACATTAACTGCTATAAAAAAAGGCCAAAAGGTATTTTTAAACCTGGGAGTGGCAAAGGCGATCGCCAAAGTAAAGGTAAACGGCCTTACCGTTGGCGGCGCCTGGACAGCTCCCTACAAAGTTGATGTAACTGCCGCCGTAAAGTCCGGCGAAAATAAGCTGGAGATTAAAGTGGTAAATACGTGGGTAAACCGTTTGATAGGTGATAGTAAACTACCCGCATCAGCGCGAAAAACATGGTTGAGTAATCAACGGTTTCATCCAACGGATAAGTTAGAATCGTCGGGTTTATTAGGGCCGGTGCGTATTGAGGTTGTAAATCAAAAATAA
- the rhaT gene encoding L-rhamnose/proton symporter RhaT yields MQAIFGVIFHFIGGFASGSFYIPYKKVKGWAWESFWIVGGIFSWLIIPPLAAWLTIPNFMDIISQTNGQILLLTYFFGLLWGIGGLTYGLGVRYLGVSLGSTIILGLCAVFGSIIPSVYYNFFPKEGKDSFSMMLHSQWGQMVLLGIVICAIGIIICGKAGTLKENELAKNQTVAEENKEYRFGLGIFVAIVSGVLSACFNFGIEAGKSMADAANVAWKALHPNAGNFLFQNNVIYIVILWGGLTTNFIWCMILNARNKTFSNYTDGQKPLLKNYIFSALAGTTWFLQFFFYGMGESKLGNGASSWILHMAFIILIANAWGLLLKEWKGVSKKAIYTVIAGIATIIVSVLVVGYGNSIKP; encoded by the coding sequence ATGCAAGCAATCTTTGGTGTCATCTTTCACTTTATCGGTGGCTTTGCCTCCGGTAGCTTTTACATTCCCTATAAAAAAGTAAAGGGCTGGGCCTGGGAAAGTTTCTGGATAGTAGGCGGCATCTTTTCCTGGCTTATCATCCCTCCGCTGGCTGCCTGGTTAACCATACCAAACTTTATGGATATTATCAGCCAAACTAACGGCCAGATATTGTTGCTTACCTATTTTTTTGGTTTGCTTTGGGGTATAGGCGGCTTAACCTACGGACTTGGCGTACGGTACCTTGGGGTATCATTAGGCAGCACCATTATATTGGGCCTATGTGCAGTGTTTGGCTCCATCATACCTTCGGTTTATTATAACTTTTTCCCTAAAGAAGGTAAAGACAGTTTTAGCATGATGCTGCACAGCCAATGGGGTCAAATGGTTTTGCTGGGTATCGTTATCTGTGCAATTGGTATTATCATCTGCGGTAAAGCAGGTACATTAAAAGAAAACGAGTTAGCCAAAAACCAAACGGTAGCCGAAGAAAATAAAGAGTACCGCTTTGGCCTTGGTATTTTTGTAGCCATTGTGTCGGGGGTGCTGAGCGCCTGTTTTAATTTCGGTATCGAGGCGGGCAAATCAATGGCCGATGCGGCTAATGTGGCCTGGAAGGCATTGCACCCTAACGCAGGTAATTTTCTGTTTCAAAACAATGTTATTTATATAGTGATATTATGGGGCGGCCTTACTACCAACTTTATCTGGTGTATGATTCTGAATGCGAGGAATAAGACTTTCAGTAATTATACCGACGGGCAAAAACCGCTATTAAAGAACTACATCTTTTCGGCTCTTGCAGGCACCACCTGGTTCCTGCAGTTCTTTTTTTACGGCATGGGCGAAAGTAAGTTGGGCAATGGTGCAAGCTCGTGGATCCTGCACATGGCATTCATCATCCTGATAGCAAATGCCTGGGGCTTATTATTAAAGGAATGGAAAGGGGTTAGTAAAAAAGCAATATACACCGTTATAGCCGGCATCGCTACCATTATCGTATCGGTATTGGTGGTTGGTTATGGTAATTCAATAAAACCCTGA
- a CDS encoding bifunctional aldolase/short-chain dehydrogenase produces the protein MSTTTQFKHVSYLWDDAKAAALAGDEVALLIYRSNLLGADLRLTNYGGGNTSCKVTDKDPLTGKEVEVMWIKGSGGDIGTLKKSGLAALYVDRLRSLKNVYRGVEHEDEMVELFNHSIFDLNSKAPSIDTPLHGFLPFKHIDHLHPDAAIAIAAAKDGEKITQELFGGTIGWVGWQRPGFDLGLQLKECLDNNPGIRGIMLGSHGLFTWGDTAYESYINTLEVIEKCAEYLEESYGKKGPVFGGQKLESLPADDRKKQAATLAPVLRGFCSSKTRMIGHFTDDARVLEFINSNDLDRLAPLGTSCPDHFLRTKISPLVLDLNAADDLSDVAALKEKLNPAFEAYRQMYTDYYNTCKHPNSPAIRDANPVVILYPGVGMFTFAKDKQTARVAAEFYTNAINVMKGAEAISEYTSLPRQEAFDIEYWLLEEAKLQRMPKPKALSGRVALVTGSAGGIGKAIAKKFAQEGAVVVLNDMNAERLAGAEEEFNGLFGKDAYALAVMDVTNTDQIQATMDIAALQFGGVDLIVNNAGLSISKTIGDTTAKDWDLLYDVLVKGQFFVTQAAVSVMKKQDIGGDVINIVSKNALVSGPNNAGYGSAKAAQLHLSRLNAAELGSDKIRVNVVNPDAVISDSNIWAGGWAEGRAKAYGITVEELPAYYARRTLLNETILPDDIANACFAFAGGLLNKSTGNVLNVDGGVATAFVR, from the coding sequence ATGTCTACTACAACTCAATTTAAACATGTAAGTTACTTATGGGACGATGCTAAGGCTGCGGCCCTGGCCGGAGACGAGGTAGCATTACTGATATACCGTTCAAACCTGCTTGGCGCCGATCTGCGCCTTACCAACTACGGCGGGGGCAACACTTCATGCAAGGTAACTGATAAAGACCCTTTGACGGGGAAAGAGGTAGAAGTAATGTGGATAAAAGGGTCCGGAGGCGATATCGGTACGCTTAAAAAGAGCGGCCTGGCGGCTTTATACGTTGACAGACTAAGAAGCCTGAAAAACGTTTATCGCGGTGTAGAGCATGAGGACGAAATGGTGGAGTTGTTTAACCATAGTATCTTCGATCTTAATTCAAAAGCGCCATCTATCGATACACCGCTGCACGGCTTTTTACCCTTTAAACACATCGACCACCTGCACCCCGATGCTGCAATTGCCATAGCCGCAGCAAAAGATGGTGAAAAGATTACGCAGGAATTGTTCGGCGGTACTATTGGCTGGGTAGGCTGGCAGCGCCCCGGTTTCGACCTCGGTCTGCAATTAAAAGAGTGCCTGGATAATAACCCTGGCATCCGTGGCATTATGTTAGGTTCGCACGGGCTATTTACCTGGGGCGATACAGCTTACGAAAGTTACATAAACACCCTGGAAGTAATTGAAAAATGTGCTGAATACCTGGAAGAAAGCTACGGTAAAAAAGGCCCTGTATTTGGCGGCCAAAAGCTGGAAAGCCTGCCTGCTGATGATCGAAAAAAGCAAGCCGCGACGCTTGCACCAGTTCTGCGTGGTTTCTGCTCGTCAAAAACCAGGATGATAGGCCATTTTACGGATGATGCCCGTGTACTGGAATTTATCAACTCAAACGACCTGGACAGGCTGGCCCCGTTAGGCACCAGCTGCCCCGACCACTTTTTACGTACAAAGATCAGCCCGCTGGTATTAGACTTGAACGCTGCCGACGACCTGAGCGATGTAGCCGCTTTAAAAGAGAAACTAAATCCTGCATTTGAGGCCTATCGCCAAATGTATACTGATTATTACAACACCTGTAAACACCCTAACAGCCCAGCTATACGCGATGCGAACCCCGTAGTGATACTTTACCCCGGTGTCGGTATGTTCACCTTTGCTAAGGATAAACAAACCGCACGCGTTGCCGCGGAGTTTTATACCAACGCCATCAACGTAATGAAAGGCGCCGAAGCCATATCTGAATACACTTCTCTACCGCGACAGGAAGCTTTTGATATTGAGTACTGGTTACTGGAAGAAGCTAAACTACAACGCATGCCAAAACCTAAGGCGCTTTCGGGCCGTGTTGCTTTGGTAACAGGCAGTGCGGGTGGTATTGGTAAAGCTATTGCCAAAAAATTTGCGCAGGAAGGTGCAGTGGTTGTTTTAAACGATATGAACGCAGAGCGCTTAGCCGGTGCAGAAGAAGAATTTAACGGCCTTTTTGGTAAGGATGCCTACGCTTTAGCGGTGATGGATGTTACTAATACCGACCAGATCCAGGCTACGATGGATATTGCGGCACTGCAATTTGGAGGTGTTGACCTGATTGTAAATAACGCGGGTTTATCTATCTCTAAAACTATTGGCGATACCACAGCGAAAGATTGGGACTTGCTGTATGATGTTTTAGTAAAAGGTCAGTTTTTTGTTACTCAGGCGGCAGTATCTGTTATGAAAAAACAGGATATTGGTGGCGATGTGATCAATATTGTGAGCAAAAACGCTCTGGTAAGCGGCCCTAATAACGCCGGTTATGGTAGCGCGAAAGCAGCGCAATTACACCTTAGCAGGCTAAATGCGGCCGAGTTGGGTAGCGATAAAATAAGGGTGAACGTAGTAAACCCTGATGCTGTTATAAGCGATAGTAATATTTGGGCAGGCGGCTGGGCCGAAGGCCGCGCCAAAGCTTACGGTATTACTGTTGAGGAGTTACCCGCCTACTACGCCAGGCGTACTTTGCTAAACGAAACCATTTTACCTGATGATATAGCCAACGCGTGCTTTGCATTTGCGGGTGGTTTGCTTAACAAATCAACCGGTAATGTGCTTAATGTTGATGGCGGCGTTGCCACAGCATTTGTACGATAA
- a CDS encoding TIM barrel protein — protein MQIEKHLIDEHNHHLAKKHQRNFEHIAADINNVDSILKKLVAFNVAIPSWALGTGGTRFGRFSGGGEPRSLEEKIEDVGVIHALNRSSNSISLHIPWDIPDNATSIKQLASQLGLHFDAVNSNTFQDQANATHSYKYGSLHHVDKLVRAQAIEHNIQVINYGKELGSKALSVWLSDGSNFPGQLNFRQAFQRTHESLQEIYNALPNDWKLWIEYKPFEPNFYSTTIGDWGQSLLLANKLGDKAATLVDLGHHLQGTNIEQIVSLLLMEGKLAGFHFNDSKYGDDDLTVGSINPYQLFLIFNELVEGMDARGMVHATDIGWMIDASHNVKDPMEDLLQSVQAIKIAYAQALLIDTKALKAAQQDNEVALAQEILQQAYRTDVRPLIAEACRQAGGSLDPIGAYRKLEVRNKLIKERGLKTVATGL, from the coding sequence ATGCAGATAGAGAAACATTTAATTGATGAGCACAACCATCATTTAGCCAAAAAACATCAACGCAATTTTGAGCACATAGCTGCCGACATAAATAATGTCGACAGTATTTTAAAAAAACTTGTCGCTTTTAACGTGGCCATCCCGAGCTGGGCTTTAGGCACCGGCGGTACACGTTTCGGCAGGTTTAGCGGTGGCGGCGAGCCGCGCAGCCTAGAAGAAAAAATTGAAGATGTTGGCGTTATCCATGCACTGAACAGATCAAGCAATTCCATTTCGCTACATATTCCCTGGGATATCCCTGATAATGCCACGTCGATAAAACAACTGGCTTCGCAATTAGGCCTGCACTTTGATGCGGTAAATTCAAACACCTTCCAGGACCAGGCTAACGCAACGCATAGCTATAAATACGGCTCGCTACACCATGTGGATAAGCTCGTGAGGGCACAAGCCATTGAGCATAACATCCAGGTGATCAATTATGGTAAGGAACTTGGTTCGAAGGCGTTATCAGTTTGGTTATCTGACGGTTCAAACTTTCCTGGTCAATTGAATTTCAGGCAGGCATTTCAACGCACGCATGAGAGCTTACAGGAAATATACAACGCGCTGCCAAACGACTGGAAGCTATGGATAGAATATAAGCCATTCGAACCTAATTTTTATTCTACCACAATCGGCGATTGGGGGCAATCCCTGCTGCTGGCTAACAAACTTGGTGATAAAGCTGCTACCCTGGTTGATCTCGGTCACCATTTACAAGGCACCAACATCGAGCAAATAGTTTCCCTGTTATTGATGGAAGGTAAACTTGCAGGGTTCCATTTTAACGACTCTAAATATGGCGATGACGACCTTACCGTTGGCAGTATTAACCCCTACCAGTTGTTTTTAATATTTAATGAACTGGTAGAAGGTATGGACGCCCGCGGCATGGTCCACGCTACAGATATTGGGTGGATGATAGATGCATCGCACAATGTTAAAGACCCGATGGAAGATCTTTTACAATCAGTACAGGCTATTAAAATAGCTTACGCGCAGGCTTTACTGATAGATACAAAGGCTTTAAAGGCGGCGCAGCAAGACAACGAAGTAGCGCTTGCCCAGGAGATTTTGCAACAGGCCTATCGGACAGATGTACGGCCGCTGATAGCCGAAGCCTGCAGGCAGGCAGGCGGCTCTCTGGACCCCATCGGTGCTTACCGGAAACTTGAGGTGAGGAATAAGTTAATAAAAGAACGCGGCTTAAAAACAGTAGCCACCGGTTTATAA